In the genome of Pelobacter seleniigenes DSM 18267, one region contains:
- a CDS encoding 4Fe-4S dicluster domain-containing protein, whose protein sequence is MAKNGLLINYQYCTGCHSCEVACKNVLKLPRGQWGIKLLENGPWEVTPGKFEWDYIPTPTQLCDLCSDRVAEGKKPTCVHHCLSQCMEYGPITELAERMSELGSKTALFIP, encoded by the coding sequence ATGGCTAAAAACGGTTTACTTATCAATTACCAGTACTGCACTGGCTGTCATAGTTGCGAAGTCGCTTGCAAAAATGTTCTTAAACTTCCGCGTGGACAATGGGGAATCAAGCTCTTGGAAAACGGTCCATGGGAGGTGACTCCGGGCAAATTTGAATGGGATTACATCCCGACACCAACCCAGCTCTGTGACCTTTGTTCCGATCGGGTTGCGGAGGGTAAAAAGCCCACCTGTGTCCATCACTGTCTTAGCCAATGCATGGAATATGGGCCAATTACGGAGTTAGCGGAAAGAATGTCCGAATTGGGCAGTAAAACCGCTTTGTTTATCCCTTAA
- a CDS encoding molybdopterin-dependent oxidoreductase, producing the protein MKKEWKSKNADGSYTVRTCGWSPPGEHPVGCGMKLTVKDGRLVNVEGDEEHPITNGRLCVRCLSLPEYVHHPKRITTPMKRAREDRGQDKWVPISWDEAWDIIIPKINQIKKDHGAESIIVFGGTGREACLYYYPLAFASIGTPNVSQPISGWSCYGPRCAITDFILGAGYPEIDFAGNYPDRYENPNFKLPEYVVTWGKNPLYSNPDGFFGHAIIDMMKRGTKIICIDPRITWLGTRAEHVCQLRPGTDTALALGFLNVIINEDLYDKEFVEKWCYGFDELKERVQQYPPDKVAAITWVPKTLIIEVARKMALAKPTSIQWGLAVDMNPNGVQLGHSILALTAITGNLDVPGGLTLGPPSSLLGKWRMETRRNLTDELWEKRLGAKEWPAVGAAMATTHPDETLDTLETGKPYKIRMAWINSTNVLAPSSAVQPARWYKALQEMELIVAQDLFHNPTTMALADIFLPLPTFAEHNGVVITNYGRNAITLGAMNEALRVGDTKSDLEVCMELGKRLHPDMWPFETVQDFFTNQLKPELGIDFEGLSELGVYQPKYTYRKHEKGLLRMDGEPGFNTVTGLVELSSTLFPNWGEDALPYYQEPPYGPVSTPELFNEYPLIMTSGARKTTSFHSEHRQIDSLREIDPYPVVEFHPETAQKLNIKEKDWVELENMLGKCRMQAHLTPTIHPRVCHATHGWWYPEKKGEAPTLFGVWDANLNTMIPHKTIGKLGFGAPYKQMICKAKRVESSTIEN; encoded by the coding sequence ATGAAGAAAGAATGGAAAAGCAAAAACGCAGACGGCTCATATACGGTAAGAACCTGTGGTTGGTCACCTCCGGGTGAGCACCCGGTTGGCTGTGGAATGAAGCTCACGGTCAAAGATGGTCGATTGGTGAATGTCGAAGGGGATGAAGAGCATCCCATCACCAATGGTCGACTTTGTGTCAGATGTTTATCTCTGCCTGAGTATGTCCACCATCCGAAACGCATTACGACACCGATGAAGCGAGCCCGCGAAGACCGTGGTCAGGATAAATGGGTACCCATTTCTTGGGATGAAGCCTGGGATATTATCATTCCCAAAATCAACCAGATTAAGAAAGACCATGGCGCTGAATCGATCATTGTTTTCGGCGGGACCGGCCGCGAGGCATGTCTCTATTATTACCCGCTGGCTTTTGCGTCAATCGGAACTCCAAACGTCAGCCAACCGATCAGCGGATGGTCATGCTATGGACCGCGTTGCGCTATCACTGATTTTATTCTGGGTGCCGGTTATCCGGAAATTGATTTTGCCGGGAACTACCCCGATCGTTATGAAAACCCCAACTTCAAACTTCCTGAATACGTGGTCACTTGGGGTAAGAATCCTCTTTACTCCAATCCCGATGGATTTTTTGGTCATGCCATCATTGACATGATGAAGCGCGGCACAAAAATCATCTGCATTGATCCGCGGATAACCTGGCTGGGAACCAGAGCAGAACATGTCTGTCAACTGCGGCCTGGCACCGATACCGCTTTGGCTCTCGGGTTTCTTAACGTCATCATCAATGAAGATTTATACGATAAAGAGTTCGTTGAAAAGTGGTGCTACGGCTTCGATGAGCTTAAGGAACGCGTTCAGCAATATCCGCCGGACAAGGTGGCAGCCATTACCTGGGTGCCAAAGACCCTTATTATTGAGGTCGCCCGCAAGATGGCGTTGGCTAAACCGACTTCGATTCAGTGGGGCTTGGCTGTTGACATGAATCCGAACGGAGTCCAGCTGGGCCATTCGATTCTTGCTCTGACCGCAATTACCGGCAACCTTGATGTTCCGGGTGGTTTGACTCTGGGACCACCCTCGTCCCTGCTTGGCAAGTGGCGGATGGAGACCCGTCGCAACTTGACTGATGAACTTTGGGAAAAGCGGCTCGGCGCCAAAGAATGGCCGGCTGTCGGTGCTGCAATGGCAACGACCCATCCGGATGAAACCCTGGATACTCTTGAGACAGGAAAACCCTATAAAATTCGTATGGCCTGGATCAACAGTACCAATGTTCTGGCTCCTTCAAGTGCGGTCCAGCCTGCGCGTTGGTATAAAGCATTGCAAGAGATGGAGCTGATTGTTGCACAGGACCTGTTCCATAATCCGACCACCATGGCCCTCGCCGATATCTTTCTCCCGTTACCGACATTCGCTGAGCACAACGGCGTTGTGATTACCAATTACGGACGCAATGCCATAACTCTGGGCGCCATGAACGAAGCGTTGCGGGTTGGGGATACCAAATCTGACCTGGAAGTCTGCATGGAGTTGGGAAAACGTTTGCATCCTGATATGTGGCCTTTTGAGACAGTTCAGGATTTCTTTACCAATCAGCTCAAACCGGAACTGGGAATAGACTTTGAAGGGCTGAGCGAGCTCGGCGTCTATCAGCCGAAATATACCTATCGCAAGCATGAAAAAGGCCTGTTGCGGATGGATGGTGAGCCTGGCTTCAATACCGTCACCGGGCTGGTAGAGCTTTCATCCACCCTGTTCCCCAATTGGGGTGAGGATGCGCTTCCCTATTACCAGGAGCCCCCCTATGGTCCGGTTTCAACGCCTGAACTGTTTAACGAATATCCGCTGATTATGACTTCAGGAGCGCGTAAAACCACCTCGTTCCACTCCGAACACCGACAGATAGACTCCTTGCGTGAGATTGACCCTTACCCGGTCGTAGAATTTCACCCAGAAACAGCGCAGAAGTTGAATATTAAGGAGAAGGACTGGGTCGAACTGGAAAACATGCTGGGCAAATGTCGGATGCAGGCACATTTGACCCCGACGATTCACCCCCGGGTCTGTCATGCGACTCATGGGTGGTGGTATCCGGAGAAAAAAGGTGAAGCACCAACCTTGTTTGGTGTCTGGGATGCCAACTTAAATACCATGATTCCTCACAAGACAATTGGAAAATTGGGATTTGGTGCACCTTATAAACAGATGATCTGTAAAGCCAAACGCGTTGAAAGTTCAACGATAGAAAATTGA
- a CDS encoding IclR family transcriptional regulator, whose translation MPMSSSEKLLKVLEKLCLDGPAKAVSLSHELHLNKSSVHRFLNTLISLGYINQNPETGFYSAGLKVYEMGVQVKGRLGIAKIAAPLLRRLQVEVNEAVNLGVLHNNEMLTIERFTPDDENIKIVVKTKLPAYCTALGKVLLAGLDQRSFERYLTETKFTAFTSRTVTDPAALRRMIIEVRELGYAIDDRELDNNIRSVATPLHDDSGMVVAGISVSAAVTRLDEERLDAAKQMLLQATEDIELALGHKS comes from the coding sequence ATGCCCATGTCGTCTTCGGAGAAACTGCTCAAGGTCTTGGAAAAGTTGTGTCTTGACGGACCGGCAAAAGCTGTTTCTTTGAGCCATGAGTTGCATTTGAATAAAAGTTCTGTCCATCGGTTTTTGAATACCCTGATAAGCCTTGGTTATATCAATCAGAATCCTGAAACCGGTTTTTATAGTGCAGGACTGAAGGTTTATGAAATGGGCGTCCAGGTCAAAGGGCGGTTGGGGATTGCCAAAATAGCAGCTCCGCTTTTGAGGCGCTTGCAAGTTGAAGTCAATGAGGCCGTCAATCTTGGTGTTTTGCATAATAACGAAATGTTGACCATTGAACGGTTTACGCCAGATGATGAAAATATCAAAATTGTTGTTAAAACCAAGCTACCCGCCTATTGTACCGCGCTGGGAAAGGTTTTGCTGGCGGGGCTCGATCAGCGCAGTTTTGAACGCTATCTCACTGAAACGAAATTCACTGCATTTACCTCCAGAACCGTCACTGACCCGGCAGCACTCAGACGTATGATTATTGAAGTTCGAGAACTTGGTTATGCTATTGATGACCGTGAACTTGATAATAATATCCGCTCTGTCGCGACCCCTCTGCACGATGACAGCGGGATGGTGGTGGCAGGAATTTCAGTCAGTGCCGCAGTCACTCGTTTGGATGAAGAGCGTCTTGATGCTGCAAAGCAAATGCTATTGCAGGCCACCGAAGATATTGAACTCGCACTGGGGCACAAGTCTTAA